Within the Alteromonas sp. M12 genome, the region CCTATTTCAAATTAAAAAACACTTAAAAAAGCCCCGCTTGCAAAATCTGGAAGTAAAATTATTTTATATAATATCAAGGGTTTACGTTGTTCAGTTGTCGGCTTTTACTATTGGGGTGGTGGCTTGGTTATATAGGTAGGTACTTAATAAATTGAATAGAATTCTATTTGAAATACTTGGTTGTTATTAAATCAAGTAAATATTTTCAAATTAACCACTATTGAAAGCGTAAACTTTTAGTTACTTATTCCCTTATGAAATATATTGAACTTTTATGTAATAGGCTAATACAACGAGTTGACCACAGCACTACGATGTGTTTATTATTCAGTGCGAGGTTCACTACCTTACTAATAAAAAGTCGCATAAGCGACAAAACTAACACTATTTAATAGTGGTCCAGGGAGACATACATGTATACAAATTCAAAGTTAGCGAAGTCAATTCGCATGGCTCTAGCTGTCGGTGCTGCTTCAACAGCAGTATTGGCTCCTGCAACAGCTGTTGCTCAAGATTCAGCTGGCGTAGAGAAAATCTCTGTAACCGGTTCTCGTATCCAACGTACCGACCTTGAAGGTGCATCACCTGTTATTTCTATCAGCGCTGCTGATATTAAAATGGAAGGTGACTTCTCAGTTGCTGACGCACTTCGTAGCAGTTCTTTGAACTCGTTCGGTTCTTTCTCAGAGCGTTCTGGTAGCTCTGCGCAATCACAAGCAACAATTAACCTTCGTGGTGCTGGTTCTCGACGTACTCTAGTTCTATTAAACGGCCGTCGTTTCCCAGGTTCACCTACGTTAGGTGGTGCTTCTGCTAACCTTAACGCAATTCCTTTTGCTGCTGTTGAGCGTATCGATATCATGACTGAAGGTGCTTCAGCGGTATACGGTTCTGACGCAATGGCTGGTGTTGTAAACGTTATCTTGAAAGATGACTATGAAGGTTTGACTTTCTCTGGTGGTTTAGGTCACCGTGATAACGACGAAGGCACAACTTCTAAAGAATTCTCAATCGTAGGCGGTGTGTCTAACGATAAAGGTAACATCACATTTGCTTTCGATCACCAAGAGCGTAAAGGTATCTCTGACGGTGCTCGTGATTATACTAAAGCAAAAGCATCTGACCTAAACGGCGACGGTGTAATTCAGTATGAAGAGACAAGCGGTTATTCTTTCTACGGTGCTAACTTAGTTTCACCAGATGGCAGCCAAATGCAAGCGTCTCTTATCTGTGATGACCTAATCTCCGAATATGGCGATGCGTTTATCAAAGCAAACGCTGACCAAGCATATAGCCCAGGTTCAACTGGTTGTTTCTATGGTTATGCTAACGTTTCTTTCAACACAGCATCTGTTGACCGTAATACAGTATACGTAAACGCTAACTATGAAGTTGCTGAAGACATTGAATGGTTCGGTCAAGCAATGTTTGTACAAAACAGTTCTTTCGGACGTTATGCTCCTCCAGCTGCTCCTTGGAATGGCGTACCTGCTGATAGCCCTCATAACCCTTACGGCGAAGAAGTATTCGGTTATTTCCGTTGGGTTGATATCGGTACTCGTGACGGTAACGTTGATGACTACAACCAAGATTATACTACTGGTCTTCGTGGTAACCTTGATTGGAATGACGCATCTTGGGAAGTTTACTTCCACAATAACGTTGCTGACAACAAATCTGTTGGTGAGTACTACTTAAGCTACGGCGGTCTAGCTTACAATGAAGCTAACGATATCGACCTAGGTTCTGAAGAAGGTGTTGCAAACATGAAAGCAACTACTTTGCAAAACTCTAAGTCAACGTTTAACCAATGGTATGCTGGTATCGGCTTTGATATGTTCGAACTAAATGGTGGCGCTGTAGCTCACTATTTTGGTGCTGAATATATGGAACAAACTTATGCAGATATTTACGACGGTCAGTCTGAAGCTGGTCTAATCGGTGGTTCTGCTGGTAACAGTGCTCAAGGTGAGCGTGATATCACTTCTTTGTTCTATGAGTCAATTTTACCAGTAACTGACGAAGTGGAAGTTAACTTCGCTGTTCGTTACGATGATTACTCAGATTTTGGTGATAACGTTTCTCCTTCTGTTAAAGCTCGTTGGGAAGTAGCAGATGGCGTTGTACTTCGTGCATCTTATTCTGAATCTTTCCGTGCTCCTGGCTTGGATGAATTGAATGCTGCTACAACATTTAGTGCTGAAGCTGCAACCGATTACCGTCAATGTGAAGCTAACGGCATAGAAGCTGTTAACTGTAACGAAGGTCAATTCGATACTTACTACAAATCAAACTCTTCGCTAGGTGCTGAAGAATCTGATTATGTGAACCTTGGTGTAGTTTGGGATGTAACTGATGAATTTGCTGTTAAAGTAGATTACTTCAAGCTATCTATCGATAACGTTATCCAAACTAAAACTGTTGATAGTCTTTTACTTGATGAAGCGGCTGGTTTGATTACAGCTAAATCACCTGGCGACGACGTTGATAGCGACACATTCTACTTAGTTCGTGTTGACGGCGCAGATGGCGGTCGTTTGCTAGAAGCTGGTACTGGTTATTTCAACGGAACTGGTTTTGAAATTGAAGGTGTTGATTTAACTTTCACTGGTATGTTTGAAACTGAATTCGGTGATTTCCGCTTCAACAACGTTAACAGCTTTATCTTGACCTATGAAGAAGAGTTGGGTGGCGTTACTGTTGATACTGCGGGTTGGTCTGGACAACCAGAGTTCAAATCTGTAGCTACAGTTTCTTGGTCTATTGGCGATCATTCTCTAGCTTGGAATGCTACTTACACTGACAGTACTACTGAAGCAGAAGTTTTATCTGACCCAGATGACGATGTTACTACTGACAACAGTGTATGGTTAACTTCAGGTAAGCTTGATAGCTGGTTAATCCACAACGTAACTTACACGTATAACGCTGGTGAGTATGGTGCGATTACCCTAACTGTTAACAACTTGACTGACGAAGATCCAGTGTTGTCTTCTGCAGGTACTTGGGATGACCAAGACTTGTATAACAACTTTGGTCGTGACTACCGTATAAACTATACAATTAGCTTCTAATTCGATAGTTTCTAATACGCTAGAAACCAAGTGTTAAAATTGAAAAGGCCGATTTTTATCGGCCTTTTTTATTGAAAATTTATAGTGAGGTAACCTTTGAGTAGTTATTGGAGCCAATATTGGCAACAAGGCCATATGACGTCTTTTGGCAATGATTTTTCTGACAATTATACAGGTGCACTAAAATCCCTTTGGGAAGAGGTGTTCAAAGCAGTAGCACACAACAACAAGGTTTTGGATATAGGTACGGGTAATGGTTCTATTATTGCTCTAGGTATCCAAATTAATCCTAATTTATATTTTACTGGTTTGGACAGCGCTAAATTATCTCTACCTGAGATTTTTCAGAACTTAGACAAGGTAGACTTCATTGAAGAAGCTTCAGCTGAAGATATGCCCTTGCAAGACCAGAGTTACGATTGTGTGGTATCTCAATTCGGGATTGAATATTCTAGTTTACCGAAAAGTTTGTCTGAGGTATCAAGGGTAATCAAACCCGCAGGGCAATTTCACTTTGTTGTACATGAATGTGATTCGACTATCGTTAAGCCAAATATACACATTCTTAATGCCGGCAAAGCGCTTTTAAATAGTGAGGTTATTGATAGTCTTAGAAAACTCTTTAATGGACTTGCGAAGTATGGACAACAATCTGCAATTACCGATCAGCTAAGACAAAAATTAAATTCTGATATTGCGAGTATTGCAGCAAAACATGCTTCTGGCTTGCACGGTACAAACTTTCCCGTTTTCCTAAAGCATGTGATGAATCCCAATTTTGAGTTGAAACAACGTAAAAGTGATTTGAAGATATTTTTAAATGAATTAGACGGTCAAATTGTCAGGCTTTCCGATCTTGTTGAAGCTGCAATGAACGAAACAAAACATCTTCAATTAACTACACTGCTAAAAGAATATGGTCTGGATTTACTGAATGACGAACACATTTTTGAGAATGGTAAAATGATAGGGCGATATATAAGTGGCACTAAAGCAAACTAATAAACTTATTGAACCCATTATTATTTTGTCGGCGCCTCGAGCTGGCAGCACTTTATTATTTGAAACTTTGGCTAAGCATCCCGATCTTTGGACTGTTGGAGGAGAGAGTCATCAAATTATCGAACATATACCAGCGCTGAGTACGGTTGCTAGAGGATATGTATCGAATAGACTAGATAGTGATGATGCGGATGATGATACGATTCAAACCCTACAAACAAGGTTTTACCAAGCAGCAAGAAAAGCAAATGGACAGACTAACGCAGGTTCTGAGCAGCAAATTCGCTTACTTGAAAAAACCCCAAAAAATGCGCTGCGTATTCCGTTTTTACTTTCGGTATTCCCTGATGCTAAATTCATTTATCTAGTAAGAGATCCGCGTGAAAATATTAGTAGCATCATGGATGGCTGGCGCTCCGGTCGATTTGTGACCTATCCCGAGATTACAGCTACGGATTCTAGATGGTCATTTTTGTTGCCCGATGGTTGGCAAGATTATAAAGCAGCCAGTAAAGCCGAAGTAGCGCGGTTTCAGTGGCAAGCCGCTAATGATGCCATCCTCAACAATTTATTGCAGCTACCAACAAATCAGTTTGAAGTCGTGTCCTATCAAGATTTAGTTACACAGCCAATGGAAGTAATTGCTAGATTGACCGAATTTTCTCATTTATCACCGTTTTCCCAAAGTTTGCAACGCTTACCTTTATCTCGTTACACATTATCGCCGCCTAACAAAAATAAGTGGAAGCGCAATCAAATTGAAGTCCAACAGCAATTACCACATCTACAGAATACATTGACTAAAATTAACAGCTTGCTGAAATGCAGGGGATTAAGTCAACTTGATCTAATTGATACGAATTTTGATGCTGTTGTAGTCCAAAGACCGAGCGCAGCAATACAAAACAGTCCAGAATTCCCCAAAGTATCTCGCAATGCTTTGTGCCCTTGTGGTTCAGGGAAAAGATATAAGCAATGTCACGGTATTATTGTAAAATAAACCGTCAGCTAGCTAAGCAGTAAGATAACACTAATGGAAAGACAGCTTTGAAACTTAAACACGAATTCATTCAGCTTCCTTTGCACTTTGACGAAAAGCGTTTACAAACGGAAATCAATCAGCTTGATCGCAGTTTGTGGGCGCCTCATCACGAAGGGTTTAAAGGTAACCTCTCTATCCCTCTAGTGTCGTTGAACGGTCAGTTTAATAATCTGTTTAAGGGACCTATGGCCGCTACGTCTGTATTGGCTGAGACTCCTTATTTAAAGCAGGTTATCGCCAGTTTTGGAGAAGTGATAGGTCGCTCGCGTCTGATGGGGTTGGAAAGTGGTTGCGAAGTGCCTTTACATTCAGATATTAACTACCATTGGTATAAACGCGTCCGTATTCACATTCCCATTGTGACTGATCCTAATGTGGTCTTTTATTGCGGTGATAAACAAGTGCATATGAAAGCCGGCGAAGCGTGGATTTTTGATTCGTGGAAGTACCACAGAGTTGATAATCAAAGTGACTTATTTAGGGTACATCTTGTTATTGATATCTGTGGTTCGAGTAATTTTTGGAATATGGTTGAAAATGGTCATGTACCCTGGCTGAATGATGCTTTTACCCAAGAGCAGATTAAGCATGTGGCATTTAATCCGCACAGTGACGGGAATTTTAGAAGCGAACGTTTTAACACGCCATTAGTCCTTTCTCCCGGTGAAATGGAAGGCTTGGCTAATGATCTTATTTCAGATTTGCGCTGTGTGGAAACTAATCCCCGTCAGCAACGAGATGAGATGATTCATAAAGTCCAAGCATTTTGCTATCAATGGCGAGAACTGTGGGGCCTGTATGGTTTGACAGAACAAGGCTGGCCTTCATATCACAAATTACGTCAGCAGGCCTATGAAGGTGTTATGCATCTTGAAAGCAGCTTAGAGCTTAGTAACGGCACTCAGGCGACGCGCATGTTTTTGCATTGTATGATTGATCCGGCGTTAAATGTGGAAGTAAAAGACAGTTATCTAGGCAGCCCAGCCGATGACAATCCCAACATAAATGTTGGCCAAAATACGTCACAACAGGGCAGACCTGCAGAGGCTTCTGCTCACAATGAAAATAAAAAAAATGACCTTCCTGAAAAATCAAAGTTAGGTAGGAATGATATCTGTCATTGCGGCTCTGGGCGCAAATTCAAACACTGCCACGGTAAACTTACTTAGCCTTTAATGTGATTATCTGTGCTCAAGTGCTTGATTACTTTGGCAGTATTCTTTCTCAACGTTGATTGAATGAGTGCTTTCAACGAGTCCATTTGTTGTTTAAATTGCGGTAAATATTGAGCATAAACATCAGCACTTCCAAGGGCGTTTTTATGAATTGGTTGGCGAACTTGGCTAGCGCTTGGCGTTAACACTGGCTTATCCGATTTGAAAAATTCAAAACATGCATTCTCTACTGGCAAACCACAGAATTCGAGCAGTTCAGTAATATTCTTTTGCGGCTCGGATACCAACTTAGCGTAATCTAAATGATATATTTTTTCGGGGAATTGCTTAGACCAATGTCCCATTATCTTGACGTACCCAGATACATAACTTTCAATTGCTGCTAAATTGAAACTGAAGTCATTTCCATGGCTAAAATGCTGACGGTAGACGCTCATCGCATTATCGAAAGGATCTCGAATTAAATTGATGATTTTTGCATTTGGAAACAAAGCTAAAATTAAGGCAATGTGTAAATAGTTAGTGGGATTTTTATCAATAATGTACGGATGTTCTTCAGTTAAATAAGCTTTAGCTTGCTTTAGGTAAAATCCAGAATAGCGTAAACGTTGCTCATCCGTCATGTTCAACAGGCTTTGTGAATAGCCTTGTTTGCGACTCAGTTGCATGGCGATTCTTTCAATGTAGGGGAGTTCATCGGTTGCCGCTACTTGAGAATGGCTAGCCAAAATTTGTTCCGTTAAAGTCGTACCAGAGCGAGGCATACCGACTATAAAAATGGGAGTCACAGACTCTCTAGTTAACGGCTCTATATTTTGTGATACCGGAGTATAGTGACTCAATTCGTTTATTAACTGGAGGTAGCCATGTTGTTTAAAAGGACGTAGTTGCGACAGTTTAGCGTTGGCGGCTGTCATAAACTGTAAAGCTTGTGAGTACGACTTCTGTTGGGCCATAGCATGACTTAACGCAAACTCGATTAATTCTGGCTTATTTTCTGGCTGTCCTTGTGCGATTTTTGCCAGCTTGTCCTGCATATCCTCAATTTCTTGTGACCTGAAAACATAATTTTTAAGGTCCGCTAAACCCCAATAACCATAGCCACTGTTAGCTGGATCTTGGTTAATAAACTTTCGATAATATTCAGCTGCTTTTGGGGTGTCACCAAAGGCTTTGTAATTATGCCCAAGATTTAGCAGTAATAGTGGATCTGCAAAATTGTTTTGCTCGCAAACTAAAGCAAGCTCAATAGCAGCTTGTATCTGTCCTATTTTACTTAAGCATAAACTCTGATTGTATTTGATTTTCATATCTTGTGGATGCAACGCAATGAGTTTATCCAGGACTTTATTCAGTAAAAAATACAACTCCAACTTATTTAAGTGCCCAGCCAAAGTCATTAATTGGCGTTCACTTAAATCACGTTCATCCACTAACCCTATTAGCAGATCCAAAGCAGTGTCAAATTGGCCTTCTGCAGCCTCAATTTGATATCTGATTATCAATGCATCTGTTTGTTTTGGCTCTTTACGCAAAATCTTATTCACTGCTAACCGGCTCGAAGTAAGTTTGCCGTTGGCTAATAATTGCTGTGCGTCATGTAATAGTTGTAGGGTTCTTTGCGACAAAATAGACTCTGGATTTAATCTTGGGTTGGATTTCATTAAATGGTATCTTACCTTGATTCGCAACTCGGTTGATAGCCACTTGTAACCTGATTTTATTACCTGATTCTTATGCAAAATCCAAATTTAGGCGCGCAACAACGTTTGAACATGGCCATGCAGTTAATGCATAAAGGCCAATTTGAACAAGCTCTAACTCATTTCTTGATTTTAAAAGATCTGGGCATTAAAGACTTTCGATTATTCAGAGCCATGGGGTCTGCATATGAGCGTTTAGGCAGAGACACTGACGCTAAGCGGTATTTTTCCGAGTCTTTGCTGGGCAACCCGAAACAAGTGGATTTGTACTATGCGCTAGGCAAAATCGCTTTTCGCGCTAACCAATTTAAGCAAGCCCTGAATCACTTCAAACAGTGTTTGTCATTGGATAATAAAAGTCCCCAAGTTTGGCTAAAGTTAGGACAGACTTATTTCTATTTGCATGAGCTGGAATTAGCAGAGCAGGCATTTTTAAAATGTGAGGATATGCAAAGGGATTGTGTTGACGCAAAGCTCGGGCTAAGTCGTATTTTACAACAGCGCAATGAACACGCTACTGCCGAAAAACTATTACATTCTCTTTTACAAACAGAGCCTAATAATTTACTGGTTGTATCTGAGTTAGCTTGGTTGAAGAAACACCAAGGACACTATCAACAAGCAGCGGAGTTATTCTATAAAAGGCTTACTATCGCCCCTGAAAATCCTGAATCTTATGAAGACTTGGCACTGGCATACTTAGATTTAAACTTGCCGGAAAAAGCATTGAATATTCTTCAACAAGGTATCGAAAAATCGCCAGATAATCGTAAACTGAACCAAGTATTTAGTTCCTTAAAATATGAAATGAATGATGATAATCATCTATCTCACTATAGCCGACAGCCAATCGAAACAATGCCGGACGGATTAATTGTCGATTATATAGTTGGTTTAGTGAAAGTCGATGAACTTGCGCTAGCTAATCAGCTTGTTGATAAGCTACAACTTAATTCAGATAAAAAGCATGTAGCTAATAGTCTGCAATTAATATTATGGGAAAAAGAAAACAAACACGAATCTATTGTTAGCTATTTAAACGCTAAACAGTCATCGAAAACAGCGTTGTCGATGACTGAAAATGAAATATTGGTTAAGGCCTATCTGGCTTTAGATGAAAATCAGCAGGCAAACAAATTGCTGGATAAGATGCTCCTATCAGCGCCTGATGACCAATTGCTTTGGGCGCTTAAAACCACGGCATTAAGACAGTTAAAAAGTCCTGAATATGAGCGTCTTTGTGATTATCAAAATATGGTATTCAAACACCCTTTAATGCTTGCGGATCATAATGAGAGTATTGAACAATTTAGTCAGCGCTTACGTGTTGCGTTAGATGAAATTCATGTAAGCCAGCGGAATCCTCTGGATCAATCTCTGCGGCATGGAACACAAACCATGGGCAATCTGTTTGGACATCAAGTCCCGGTTATTCAAGAACTCCGGGCGGCTTTGAAACGAACGATAGATGCTTTATTGGTTAATCTGGTTTTAGATCCCAATCATCCATTTTATAAACATGCTGGCAAAAGTATTGAGTTTTCGGCAAATTGGTCGGTTAAGTTAACCGATAAAGGCTTTCATGTTTCTCATGTGCATCCAAAAGGCTGGCTCAGTAGTGCTTTTTATGTACATATCCCTCCGGTTGTCAATGATTCTAGTAAACAAGGCTGGTTGCATTTTGGCAAACCTGGTATTAAATTAGCGAATGCACTTGAAGCTCAGAAATGGGTAAAACCTGAAGTGGGCCAGTTAGTTTTATTCCCATCCTATTTTTGGCATGGCACAGAACCTTTTCATGATACGCAAGAAAGAATGTCTGTGGCGTTTGATTTATTGCCCAATAATTCAGCAAAATGAATTATGCGTTAGATGAAAAACTGACCTAAACTAAGTTTATAGACTTTCGTATAAATGGTCTTACCAGCTCTTTATCGCTATTTTTGAATAAATTGTCGTAATTACATTATTTTTATTCACAAAATAGTTGAATTTTTTATAGAAAGTGTAATATGAAAATGCTGCTCGAAGTCCTATATACTGTGGTAATGCGGTTTTTTTTATGCTTCTTTGATTATAAAA harbors:
- a CDS encoding sulfotransferase — protein: MKSNPRLNPESILSQRTLQLLHDAQQLLANGKLTSSRLAVNKILRKEPKQTDALIIRYQIEAAEGQFDTALDLLIGLVDERDLSERQLMTLAGHLNKLELYFLLNKVLDKLIALHPQDMKIKYNQSLCLSKIGQIQAAIELALVCEQNNFADPLLLLNLGHNYKAFGDTPKAAEYYRKFINQDPANSGYGYWGLADLKNYVFRSQEIEDMQDKLAKIAQGQPENKPELIEFALSHAMAQQKSYSQALQFMTAANAKLSQLRPFKQHGYLQLINELSHYTPVSQNIEPLTRESVTPIFIVGMPRSGTTLTEQILASHSQVAATDELPYIERIAMQLSRKQGYSQSLLNMTDEQRLRYSGFYLKQAKAYLTEEHPYIIDKNPTNYLHIALILALFPNAKIINLIRDPFDNAMSVYRQHFSHGNDFSFNLAAIESYVSGYVKIMGHWSKQFPEKIYHLDYAKLVSEPQKNITELLEFCGLPVENACFEFFKSDKPVLTPSASQVRQPIHKNALGSADVYAQYLPQFKQQMDSLKALIQSTLRKNTAKVIKHLSTDNHIKG
- a CDS encoding aspartyl/asparaginyl beta-hydroxylase domain-containing protein, producing the protein MKLKHEFIQLPLHFDEKRLQTEINQLDRSLWAPHHEGFKGNLSIPLVSLNGQFNNLFKGPMAATSVLAETPYLKQVIASFGEVIGRSRLMGLESGCEVPLHSDINYHWYKRVRIHIPIVTDPNVVFYCGDKQVHMKAGEAWIFDSWKYHRVDNQSDLFRVHLVIDICGSSNFWNMVENGHVPWLNDAFTQEQIKHVAFNPHSDGNFRSERFNTPLVLSPGEMEGLANDLISDLRCVETNPRQQRDEMIHKVQAFCYQWRELWGLYGLTEQGWPSYHKLRQQAYEGVMHLESSLELSNGTQATRMFLHCMIDPALNVEVKDSYLGSPADDNPNINVGQNTSQQGRPAEASAHNENKKNDLPEKSKLGRNDICHCGSGRKFKHCHGKLT
- a CDS encoding TonB-dependent receptor translates to MYTNSKLAKSIRMALAVGAASTAVLAPATAVAQDSAGVEKISVTGSRIQRTDLEGASPVISISAADIKMEGDFSVADALRSSSLNSFGSFSERSGSSAQSQATINLRGAGSRRTLVLLNGRRFPGSPTLGGASANLNAIPFAAVERIDIMTEGASAVYGSDAMAGVVNVILKDDYEGLTFSGGLGHRDNDEGTTSKEFSIVGGVSNDKGNITFAFDHQERKGISDGARDYTKAKASDLNGDGVIQYEETSGYSFYGANLVSPDGSQMQASLICDDLISEYGDAFIKANADQAYSPGSTGCFYGYANVSFNTASVDRNTVYVNANYEVAEDIEWFGQAMFVQNSSFGRYAPPAAPWNGVPADSPHNPYGEEVFGYFRWVDIGTRDGNVDDYNQDYTTGLRGNLDWNDASWEVYFHNNVADNKSVGEYYLSYGGLAYNEANDIDLGSEEGVANMKATTLQNSKSTFNQWYAGIGFDMFELNGGAVAHYFGAEYMEQTYADIYDGQSEAGLIGGSAGNSAQGERDITSLFYESILPVTDEVEVNFAVRYDDYSDFGDNVSPSVKARWEVADGVVLRASYSESFRAPGLDELNAATTFSAEAATDYRQCEANGIEAVNCNEGQFDTYYKSNSSLGAEESDYVNLGVVWDVTDEFAVKVDYFKLSIDNVIQTKTVDSLLLDEAAGLITAKSPGDDVDSDTFYLVRVDGADGGRLLEAGTGYFNGTGFEIEGVDLTFTGMFETEFGDFRFNNVNSFILTYEEELGGVTVDTAGWSGQPEFKSVATVSWSIGDHSLAWNATYTDSTTEAEVLSDPDDDVTTDNSVWLTSGKLDSWLIHNVTYTYNAGEYGAITLTVNNLTDEDPVLSSAGTWDDQDLYNNFGRDYRINYTISF
- a CDS encoding sulfotransferase, which codes for MALKQTNKLIEPIIILSAPRAGSTLLFETLAKHPDLWTVGGESHQIIEHIPALSTVARGYVSNRLDSDDADDDTIQTLQTRFYQAARKANGQTNAGSEQQIRLLEKTPKNALRIPFLLSVFPDAKFIYLVRDPRENISSIMDGWRSGRFVTYPEITATDSRWSFLLPDGWQDYKAASKAEVARFQWQAANDAILNNLLQLPTNQFEVVSYQDLVTQPMEVIARLTEFSHLSPFSQSLQRLPLSRYTLSPPNKNKWKRNQIEVQQQLPHLQNTLTKINSLLKCRGLSQLDLIDTNFDAVVVQRPSAAIQNSPEFPKVSRNALCPCGSGKRYKQCHGIIVK
- a CDS encoding class I SAM-dependent methyltransferase, giving the protein MSSYWSQYWQQGHMTSFGNDFSDNYTGALKSLWEEVFKAVAHNNKVLDIGTGNGSIIALGIQINPNLYFTGLDSAKLSLPEIFQNLDKVDFIEEASAEDMPLQDQSYDCVVSQFGIEYSSLPKSLSEVSRVIKPAGQFHFVVHECDSTIVKPNIHILNAGKALLNSEVIDSLRKLFNGLAKYGQQSAITDQLRQKLNSDIASIAAKHASGLHGTNFPVFLKHVMNPNFELKQRKSDLKIFLNELDGQIVRLSDLVEAAMNETKHLQLTTLLKEYGLDLLNDEHIFENGKMIGRYISGTKAN
- a CDS encoding tetratricopeptide repeat protein, with translation MQNPNLGAQQRLNMAMQLMHKGQFEQALTHFLILKDLGIKDFRLFRAMGSAYERLGRDTDAKRYFSESLLGNPKQVDLYYALGKIAFRANQFKQALNHFKQCLSLDNKSPQVWLKLGQTYFYLHELELAEQAFLKCEDMQRDCVDAKLGLSRILQQRNEHATAEKLLHSLLQTEPNNLLVVSELAWLKKHQGHYQQAAELFYKRLTIAPENPESYEDLALAYLDLNLPEKALNILQQGIEKSPDNRKLNQVFSSLKYEMNDDNHLSHYSRQPIETMPDGLIVDYIVGLVKVDELALANQLVDKLQLNSDKKHVANSLQLILWEKENKHESIVSYLNAKQSSKTALSMTENEILVKAYLALDENQQANKLLDKMLLSAPDDQLLWALKTTALRQLKSPEYERLCDYQNMVFKHPLMLADHNESIEQFSQRLRVALDEIHVSQRNPLDQSLRHGTQTMGNLFGHQVPVIQELRAALKRTIDALLVNLVLDPNHPFYKHAGKSIEFSANWSVKLTDKGFHVSHVHPKGWLSSAFYVHIPPVVNDSSKQGWLHFGKPGIKLANALEAQKWVKPEVGQLVLFPSYFWHGTEPFHDTQERMSVAFDLLPNNSAK